From the genome of Nicotiana tabacum cultivar K326 chromosome 2, ASM71507v2, whole genome shotgun sequence:
GATGTTTGATTCACATTAAACCATAAGGTACCAATCTTTGACATAATGTTGGTCCCACTTGCTTAGATATTTTCATTTTTAGTGTTCCAAAGATTTTTATGAGTTTTCACCATGTCCTTTTCTTCGTTTCTTTCTATTGGTAAAATTTCTGGCCTGCAAATAACTTGAGTTTTGATCTCACACCCTTCGTAAATAGTGTTCCTAGGACTTCTGGTTTTCTAGATCCTAGATATATTAGATTATGAACAAGTCTACTAAAAGGAATTTTTATTAAGAGATTATTTTCTATGATATTTTGATTGTTCCAAGATCCATTAAATAATGGAAAgcaaagaaataattaatttcgGAACTTTTGGCGATGCACAAGAAACCCATTAAGCAAACATGTTAGGGATCTTAGGGCAGGATGTATGAGAGAAAAATAATGTATGCATTAGTTTTTGGTATTACTAATCTcttgtttggtatatttttttAATCTATGTATTATTAATgtaagtattagttatacaatCTATTtagtattatcctatgtataaataatatataGCGGGCAACCTGGTGCACTAACCTCCCGTTGTGCGTGAGGTTGGGGGAATAGCCggatcacaagggtctattgtacgcaaccttaccctgcatttcttcAAGATGGTATTAGTAGCAAACGATGAtgttagtaataccaaggctattaatgcatgcattaccACGGTTTAagataaaattatccttaaatTCCTTTGAAGCTACAAAATATAAAAGGcatttttgtaaataaaatttcttaaaaattatacaatacattttaatttttaatataccACACCAAACAGTGAATAAAATATAATccctgcataactaatgcttgcattactaacccatGTATTACTAATACACATTATTCAGCAATATTTTTATACATCCTACCAAATGACACCTTAGATGTACAACACAAATATAAGAGTCCGGAACCAaagtgtggttcttttggactcaaacgacacaaataggtaaaaaaaaaaattgtataccagtttatcactactagaaattcagcAAAAatcgaccaaggtcgaccgaccaaagttggtcggtttttcaaaatatttttttaaaattttattttttacgaaaccgaccaactttggtcgattttctttggcacaaaaatacgggaaactatttttgagtcccgcgaaatttatgtttcaagaaaccgaccaactttggtcgatttttcaattaaaataaataaaaattaatattaaaaaaatcgaccaaaattgatcggttaattcggcgggtcatttaaaaaagccgaccaactttggtcggtaattttattttttaataaaaccgaccaactttggtcggttattttcgtgcgaaaatacaattaaagagtataaatcaaataaaagacagtcttaaaacaaaatataccaatggtctagtggtagaatagtatcctgtcACAATACAGACCCTGGTTcaattcccagatggtgaatctttttattacataattaaaataccgaccaactttggtcggtttttttttgcaatatttttttttaaatttaattgaccgatcaaagttggtcggtattcctttccgaccacaaaaatatcgtccacacgtaaatggtcgcgttttggttggtttttggccattaccgaccaacgttggtcggtttttaccgaatttctagtagtgtatatACAGCGCGGTTATTCATCGCACTATACCTTAATAGcacgtttgtccgttaaggtatagcacggtgaataaccgcgctatatataaaatgtgGCCCAACCAATAATTCATCTACACTTAACTGACTTACCAATAATTCATATGGGTATAACGCTTATTATGTATGCGCTATACATCAAATAATTGTACGCCCTGGACTAGGTTTTTTCTTATTTAAGGAGtttcagaatttggtaaaaatccATTCAGGATCCTTCAAGTCTTCCGAGATATTTGTTCtttaagttattttgcattttgtcataatgtctgaagagcgaaaaattaggggtttcattatattgggaggAGTGAGGTTGTGGCGGAGAATAACTCAGTACGCTATAGTTATtttccacagtgtcatgttaagttgccaattacaatggagtacgatagattggtatcgttgttatgtaaaaaaaatgaGTGCGGGCAAACGTTCAGTGAATATTAAAGTAATCgaaagatatccgtattctgttactccgcaagaggttgcttgttatgctaagtttaacatcgaagacgatgaaattttaataaatattttaaaataacaaattaatttaatcacaaaaaAATCACGAAAAAACATATAGCACACTAAAAaacataataaacattttttaaacaactaataacattaattatttataaaataataatttatctattttactaattttttagcacataaataatcttattcggataaaaataataaattaattaaataacaaaGCAATCACGAAAAAACATAGACcatagtaaaaaaaaataactaatacgCATTTTTTATACATGAGTTTTTCCAAAAagtaagtcggaatacctcgatttaaaattttttgaaaGGTGAAGATTTAATGATTTGGGGGCCGAAACGAGCAATCCACTACGTGATAACCACTCAAATCCGGTGTTAGCTTGCTACAATACGGAGAAGATACACTTTTTGTGGGACGGGTAAATTTCAATGGGGTTTTTTTTGCTTTAAAAAGGGGGGGGGGTGCTGGAATGGGAAAGGGGGTAACTGGTATTCTGGTCGGGGAAGATAGATGCCCGCTTTTTAAAGTAGATATAGTGCATATATAGGATGTGCTATACTATAGCGCGTCCTATATGTGCGCTATACATCCTACCCTTTTTGAGTTCAAATTTAGCGcggttattcaccgcgctatatCTTAACGGACAAATGTGTTGTTAAGatatagcgcggtgaataaccacgctatatataaaatggtacacaaatttattttttactatttgtGGCGTTTGAGTCCAAAAGATGTGCACTTTGTTTCTGCACTCCACATATAAAGCCTTCTTCTATAAGGTTGTCTTTTGACTTAGAAAAGACCAGCTGTTAGGGAATGACGACATacacaatgaaaaggaaattGCAGGAAGAGAAAGTGAGAACCAATTATGATTGAAAAGTTAGACAAATGAAGGGATAACAGTATGACTAGGACTGTGATATGTCCACTATATGTACCACAAGTTATATGTCAATACAATATGTGATTTCTTTTCAACTTTTTATTTCTCTGCCCTTGTAGCAAGAGATTCCTTTGCGAAAAATTTTATTCACTTGTTGTAGTTGTATGAGGACTCTTTTTAGCCTCAAAATTTTATGGACCTAGATGTGTAAGATATAGGTCTACAAATATGCGAGATAAAAAGAAGCTTCAAACAACTGAACACAAATAATATCAGTTGTGTGAGGCACCGTAAAATCACTCAGCTCCAAAACCACTAATATAATTTGCGTTACCTTATAGACTAGTCTCTCCATTTATAAATAAACTTCTCATCTCATTAAAATAGCATGCACGTCTTTTTCCCCAAACAAAACCACGAAGAGGCATcatttaaaggaaaaaaaaagaaggaacaaTTCATCGCTCATTCTTTCCCAACTGTACAGGCGTGCAATCTCGCGAGAGGAAGCAACAATTGACCTCATACCAAATAGATAGAGTAAGCTACGACGAATACAGTGAAAACTTTTGTACTGTCTCTTACCAACCTGAATCGGACATAAATCTTGAATTCTTCAGATCGGGCTGCCAAGCCAAGGGTACAAGAACTGTCAAAAAGATCAACTTAAGACCGTTTTGAGACTATTTTGTAGAGGAAGAGCGGATTGAGAATTTTGTTCCTCAGCATACTTCTTTTTCGCCAGTTTTCATTCAATTTTCTATACATTAACCGAGGGAAAAACCAGCAAGCTACCTTATTTAGAAATGAGGAGCGAGGTTCCACTCCAGCCATCTCTTTGGAAATGGAACTAAAAACGTCGATCTCCGGAAATTGTTCTCATAAGTTAACTTAATACCATCTCAATACAACAGAAAAGAGGAAACTAGTTGACACTAATCCTAAGGTTGCAACACGCAAATGGacacccccaccccccacccccaccccattTGTGAAAGGTAAGAGCAGCAGTATGACTCAAGCAACTCTATTAATTTTTGCTAGAGAAACATGGACCTACCCCCAACTTTCTTTTATTATGATATGTTACACCATACATGGAAAATGTTACAGGATGACACATTCCATCTTCAGATCTCTGAAAATGATCGGATTGTCCTGAACCCGTGATTATCCGGGAGAGGTCCGTTTCCTGGTCTGACAGAGATTATCACTTCCAAACCTGAAGGAGCCAAAAGGGCAGCAACGTCAGTGAAGCATATGCATAAGTTCTTTTTCGTTGAAGTATAGCTTATATAAGTGACATCCCACAGGCTCACACAAGTCGTGTCTAGATAAACTGCTAGCTGTTGGAGTTAAAAGAGGaatcacaccaacaataaaagtACTAACATCCTAAATAGGCAACACAATTGTTGACCAAGCTACTTTTTCAGCTAGTATCTGCTTTCAAGGAAGAGCGGAAGAGCTAGCAAATTCACagagttgtttcatacaaaatgAGCAGGACATTACCTGCTGCCTTTGCAGCTGTTGCTTCTTGATAGACATCTGTCAAAAACAATATCTCTGATGGATTATCTACTCCCAACGATGCTGTAATTTCTTGGTAACTTTTTGTTTCTCTCTTGTTTCTACAGCAGAAAAGGAGAAAGATGAATTACTTCAACTGACAAAAGTATCAAAATATGAAAACCCGCTGAAAGGTAGAAATTTACCCCACTGTTGTATCGAAAAATCCACAGAGATAATTTCTCAGGTCTCCATGTTTTGTGTGACCAAACAAAAGTCTCTGTGCCAATCTGCTGCCACTTGAGTATATGTATACCTAAGGTACAAAAACTAATTAATATGACTAGCAGATGGAGATTATAGACCAAGGCATTACCTCGTCATGATAATGAACAAGAACACACTTAAACCATGCAGCATGCTGAAGCCTTTCAAAAAGAATCAGAGCAACTTCTTTGATGGTCATAATGGTTtgcatttgcaacaaaatttggATAGCACTAGAGCTTACGGAAAAGGGAGGAATGCAGAGAGTACTGAAACAAGGAAAGATGAAAGAAACCTTGAAGCCTAAAGAGGTCCATTTCTCAAGAGCTTGAGGCACATCATCAAAAACAAGTCCCTCTAACTCATTATTCTCAAACCCAGTTTGCCATATATGTCCCTGAGTATgagaatatgaaaaaaaaaaaagcacaagTTGTAAGCAACTAAATTATGAAACTTTATAATATTTGAGGGACCTAGGTACCACTGTTCTCACCTGTAACTCCTTCAATGCAATAATCTTTCGGTCCGCTTTAATCATTGCCTCTACATTAGCAACCAAAGCTGCAAGTACTTCCATCTTCCCAGCATCTTCAGACGGGATATGCACAGCACCAGCAACACCATTTTCTAGGTCTTGTTGCACCTGAAAGAAGATGGCAGAGGCAAGATTCAAAAATCAGCACATTTGTTTACACTTTTCAATATTACTTTCAGCAAGTGGGGAATGTCGAGAATTTGAGCAGGGAGGGCCATGGCTTCTCGATATATGCAGTCTATGAAGGTTGCCGCCTATCATTTGGTTTATGCTTTTACAACATTTGTAGGGCTCAGACCAGGCATTTGGTATTTGGATTTGTGTCTTAGACACTCCATGACTTAGATTATGGGTTGTATTGCGAGTTACACTTTGTATTTCTGTTTGTGCTGATATTGGAGATTGCCCTACTTTATACTTAACGTTTTGCTGTTTGGTTAGCGGTTGGAATACATGTGATAGAAATCTGGTTCGCCTAGCTGGTAGGTGCTCATTAGGTGTCAATCATGGCTAGGAGGtactttgggtcgtgacaaagttgtaATGAGAGTTTGGCATAACTTTTAGTCAATCCAGGTTTGGATTTCTCATTAACTTTTCAAGTTAGTTACACCCAaaagttttgttaatttttcccAAGTGTCCTCCAGAAACTGACATGCAAAACACCATTATGACAATAATATCACCTCACCACAAATCTTTCCAAGAAAAAGGCTCAACTCTTTTGAAGACCTTTTTCACAAAGCTATTTCTCAGTAAGTTTACTTACTTGAGCACGTAATAACTTAATATCCTGTTGAGTTTCTGCTGAGCCATATGTAGCATCCAAATGTCTCCCCACATTATCACGTGCATAAGGGAACAGAACATCAGTAACAAATGTTATTGGGGTAGTGGTTCCTTCTATATCCAAAATGATGCACCGCTGCGAAAAATTATAAATATCACAATGGAgacaacaataacaactcaatGGAAATACCTAAGACAAAGACCTAAACCGTTGAATTTCAAATCAGAGGATGGTCTAAAATTTTCAAATGCTTACCCTTGATGGTTCAATGCTGCTGCCATTTGAAGCAAGAGTACCTGCTTTTGCAGATATTTTGGCATTCTGGATGCCAACAAAAGGACCATTGGGGTTATGAATGGGACCATGAGCTGGTGTTGTCCAGTCAAGTCCTAATTGATGAAGTTTAATAGCAGCATCAAAGAGGTAGTGGTAGCACTCAGCCTGGAAGATAGCATGTCAATTAGAAGAGTGCCAAATGAAACGTAAATTCTCAGATACATCAAACTTATTGATCTGAGGACTGTTTCGATACTTACATTCTTAAATAGATTAAAAGATGTACATAGAAAATCCTACAGAGGTCATCCTTAACTTACTAGCACATATTAAATCAATATTATTAAATCTATCTTCTACCTAACCATGTCACCCCAAACAAAAAAGGATAGTGTTAAATCAATCAATGATTTTTGCAGAGTAGGGTGTAACAAAATACACTAGAAGCAAGATAACTATTAGTAGCTACTAAACCCATATTGGAAGTACTAGACCATATGGTTCATGATGCAAACCTGTGTTTTAGCACTGATCCAAGAATCTCCCCACACATATATACCATGGTTGCGGACCAGCACGGCTGTTGCTTTTGGGTAAGCTTTGATCTGTTCAACATGGAAAAAAATTTAATACTGTGTCACTCAATAGATAGGACCATCACTAGAAAAAGGCTGAAAATCTTCACTTCTTCAGTTAAGTCTTCTTTCAAAGGTGAGTAATGGCATCAGGCATCTACTATATTTTTCTCACGAGAAAATAACGGAAAAAATTTACATGCTACTCAAACCAAAAACAGATGTCTCCAAATATGCATGAATCAAATTAAAACCTTGTTTAGGCAGATTATCAAGCTTCGTGTAAATAGTAGAGCATTAAATATGATCCTAAACCTTGGGGAAGCATAATAAGAAGTG
Proteins encoded in this window:
- the LOC107782969 gene encoding putative bifunctional methylthioribulose-1-phosphate dehydratase/enolase-phosphatase E1 1; this translates as MSGALKMATDSQAYLEGDKVKETKSLIAELCRHFYNQGWVGGTGGSITIKVHDESIPKAQQLIVMSPSGVQKERMVEEDMYVMSSDGSILTAPVAKPPPHKFPKCSDCAPLFMKAYEMRNAGAVIHSHGMESCLVTMLNPLAKEFRITHMEMIKGIQGHGYYDELVVPIIENTAYERELTESLTEAIKAYPKATAVLVRNHGIYVWGDSWISAKTQAECYHYLFDAAIKLHQLGLDWTTPAHGPIHNPNGPFVGIQNAKISAKAGTLASNGSSIEPSRRCIILDIEGTTTPITFVTDVLFPYARDNVGRHLDATYGSAETQQDIKLLRAQVQQDLENGVAGAVHIPSEDAGKMEVLAALVANVEAMIKADRKIIALKELQGHIWQTGFENNELEGLVFDDVPQALEKWTSLGFKVYIYSSGSRLAQRLLFGHTKHGDLRNYLCGFFDTTVGNKRETKSYQEITASLGVDNPSEILFLTDVYQEATAAKAAGLEVIISVRPGNGPLPDNHGFRTIRSFSEI